From the genome of SAR324 cluster bacterium, one region includes:
- the nuoK gene encoding NADH-quinone oxidoreductase subunit NuoK encodes MIEFLASHSPLLFHWLVLSLLLFCIGLYGVLTRRNAIGILMSIELMLNAGALNFAIFNRLMSPEKIDGELMGIFIIVIAAAEAVIGMAIFVAVFQQRNSLDVTQMDTLKG; translated from the coding sequence CACCCTTACTGTTTCATTGGCTGGTGCTGAGTTTACTGTTATTTTGCATAGGTTTGTATGGAGTGCTGACCAGACGAAATGCTATTGGTATTCTCATGTCAATAGAACTTATGCTGAATGCGGGTGCTCTGAATTTTGCGATATTTAACAGACTGATGTCTCCTGAAAAAATCGACGGGGAGTTGATGGGAATATTCATTATCGTTATTGCGGCGGCAGAAGCGGTGATCGGTATGGCAATATTCGTTGCGGTCTTCCAACAGCGTAATTCCCTGGATGTCACACAAATGGATACTTTGAAAGGATAA